One part of the Bacteroidota bacterium genome encodes these proteins:
- a CDS encoding NADH-quinone oxidoreductase subunit N, translated as MNTLIYTACLGLFGLVAEIFNLRKYLIPILVIGLAVIFSLNLQTWNHPATHFNGMLSDTNFSTAFSGLALFIMLIILIMAGEFYSSSDDEKHISDYMAILLFTLCGALMMFSYSNMAMLFLGIETLSISLYVMAGSRRFEVKSNEAGFKYFLMGSFASAFLLFGIALIFGVTGTFSIDGIGSYMQHHADKLDPLFIVGMLLMIFAMLFKVSAAPFHFWSPDVYEGAPTLITALMSTLVKIAAFAAFYKLLSTCFVFAMGKAEIILTISCAATLLIGNLVALVQDNFKRLLAYSGISHAGYMLLAIISLQGSTDSALFLYSVGYAVASLAAFAIAITVFKATETESISGFNGLAKKNPFLAACLTMAMLSLAGIPPFAGFFGKYFIFSEAIRNGYQDLALLGIVSSIIGVFYYMKVIVAMYNKPANEFTITASFTYQLVIALCLVLSIALGIYPGIFTKLL; from the coding sequence ATGAATACATTAATATATACAGCATGTTTAGGATTATTTGGCTTAGTAGCCGAAATATTTAACCTGCGTAAGTATTTAATTCCAATTTTGGTAATAGGCTTAGCAGTCATATTCAGTCTTAACCTGCAAACCTGGAATCATCCGGCTACACATTTCAATGGCATGTTAAGCGATACTAATTTCTCTACCGCTTTCAGTGGTTTAGCTCTTTTTATTATGCTTATTATTTTAATTATGGCTGGCGAATTTTATAGCAGTAGCGATGATGAAAAACATATAAGTGATTACATGGCTATACTCCTGTTTACCCTATGTGGTGCTTTAATGATGTTTAGCTATTCAAACATGGCTATGTTATTCTTGGGTATTGAAACTTTATCTATTTCATTGTATGTAATGGCTGGTAGCCGCAGGTTCGAAGTAAAATCAAACGAAGCGGGTTTCAAATACTTTTTAATGGGTTCATTTGCCAGTGCCTTTTTACTGTTTGGTATAGCATTAATATTTGGTGTTACAGGTACTTTCTCTATTGATGGAATTGGTAGTTATATGCAACACCATGCAGATAAATTAGATCCTTTATTTATAGTTGGTATGTTACTAATGATATTTGCGATGTTGTTTAAAGTATCAGCAGCCCCTTTCCATTTTTGGTCGCCCGATGTATATGAAGGAGCCCCTACCCTTATTACTGCTTTAATGAGTACTTTGGTTAAAATAGCTGCATTTGCTGCATTTTATAAATTGCTATCAACTTGTTTTGTATTTGCTATGGGTAAAGCAGAAATTATATTAACTATTTCTTGTGCTGCTACTTTATTAATAGGAAACTTAGTAGCCCTGGTACAAGATAATTTTAAACGCCTTTTAGCTTATTCAGGTATCAGCCATGCCGGCTATATGTTATTAGCTATTATCAGCTTGCAAGGTAGTACAGATAGTGCACTATTTTTATATTCAGTAGGTTATGCAGTAGCCAGTTTAGCTGCTTTTGCTATAGCCATTACTGTTTTTAAAGCTACCGAAACTGAAAGTATTAGTGGTTTTAATGGTTTAGCCAAAAAGAATCCATTCTTAGCAGCTTGTTTAACCATGGCTATGTTAAGTTTAGCAGGCATACCACCATTTGCAGGTTTCTTTGGTAAGTATTTTATTTTTAGTGAAGCTATTCGCAATGGCTATCAGGATTTAGCTTTACTAGGTATAGTAAGTTCTATTATTGGTGTATTTTATTACATGAAAGTGATAGTAGCTATGTATAACAAACCCGCTAATGAGTTTACCATTACTGCAAGTTTTACCTACCAATTAGTAATAGCCCTTTGTTTGGTTTTAAGTATTGCCTTAGGCATTTATCCGGGTATATTTACCAAGCTATTATAA
- a CDS encoding NADH-quinone oxidoreductase subunit M, with protein MLTLILLLIPLVASFVTLFLKGESAKWFSLVVTCIQLVFTIYVYQIFIGIDMSSDARSLVNINQAWIKSPQINFQIGLDGISMLMVFLTNLLLPLIVLAGFNRTQDRTHIFYSLVLLMQFALIGVFVAFDGILYYLFWELALLPIYFISLNWGGANRGQITLKFFIYTLAGSLLMLFGFIYLYWNTPSHTFNWLDLTQNPICTCKQGMVFWLFFAAYAIKIPIIPFHTWQPDTYQTAPTQGTMLLSGIMLKMGLYSLVRWLLPVVPSGVEEYTYLAMGLCIVGIVYASVIAIMQTDLKKLFAYSSIAHVGLIAAGIFAANLQGIEGGMAQMLAHGINVVGLFYCADIIMNRTGSNNINNLGGIRLLAPRFATYFMIIVLGSVALPLTNGFIGEFLLLYGLFEYNSWAALVGGLTIILGAVYMLRMYQKVMLGNTNENVNTFEDVKWNEEVVLIAIVLLIFAFGLFPKPMLELVEPASNQIVKLSTIK; from the coding sequence ATGTTAACCCTTATATTATTACTTATACCACTCGTTGCCAGCTTTGTTACACTCTTTTTAAAAGGAGAGTCGGCAAAATGGTTTAGCTTAGTTGTTACTTGTATACAATTGGTATTTACTATTTACGTGTACCAAATATTTATTGGTATTGATATGAGTTCCGATGCACGTTCACTGGTAAACATAAACCAAGCCTGGATAAAAAGCCCGCAAATAAATTTCCAAATTGGTTTAGATGGTATCAGCATGCTGATGGTTTTTTTAACCAATCTGTTGTTACCATTGATAGTACTTGCCGGTTTTAACCGCACACAGGACAGAACCCATATATTTTATTCATTAGTATTGTTAATGCAATTTGCCTTGATTGGTGTTTTTGTGGCCTTTGATGGTATTTTGTATTACTTGTTCTGGGAGCTAGCCTTATTACCTATTTACTTCATTTCATTAAACTGGGGTGGTGCCAACAGAGGACAAATAACTTTAAAATTCTTTATTTACACCTTAGCAGGTAGCTTATTAATGTTGTTTGGATTTATTTACCTGTATTGGAATACACCTTCGCACACCTTTAACTGGTTAGATTTAACCCAAAACCCTATTTGTACCTGTAAACAAGGCATGGTATTCTGGTTATTTTTTGCAGCATACGCTATTAAAATTCCTATTATACCATTTCATACCTGGCAGCCAGATACCTACCAAACAGCACCTACACAAGGTACTATGTTACTTTCAGGTATTATGTTAAAAATGGGCCTTTACAGTTTAGTACGTTGGTTATTACCAGTTGTACCTAGTGGCGTAGAGGAATATACCTATTTAGCCATGGGCTTATGTATTGTAGGAATTGTATATGCCTCGGTTATTGCTATTATGCAAACCGACTTAAAGAAATTATTTGCTTACTCATCTATTGCGCACGTTGGCCTTATTGCAGCAGGTATATTTGCCGCTAACTTACAAGGTATAGAAGGCGGTATGGCACAAATGCTTGCTCACGGTATTAATGTAGTTGGCTTATTTTATTGTGCCGATATTATTATGAACCGTACTGGAAGCAATAACATCAATAACTTAGGTGGTATTCGCTTATTGGCACCTCGCTTTGCAACCTACTTTATGATTATAGTATTAGGTTCAGTAGCCTTGCCATTAACCAATGGTTTTATAGGCGAATTCTTATTACTATACGGTTTATTTGAATACAATAGCTGGGCCGCTTTAGTAGGTGGTTTAACCATTATTTTAGGTGCTGTATATATGTTACGCATGTACCAGAAAGTAATGCTTGGCAATACCAACGAAAATGTAAATACATTTGAAGATGTAAAATGGAATGAAGAAGTAGTATTAATTGCTATTGTTTTATTAATTTTTGCATTTGGCTTGTTTCCTAAACCAATGCTCGAGCTTGTAGAGCCGGCATCTAATCAAATAGTAAAATTAAGTACCATCAAATAA